The Miscanthus floridulus cultivar M001 chromosome 7, ASM1932011v1, whole genome shotgun sequence genome includes a region encoding these proteins:
- the LOC136465952 gene encoding uncharacterized protein, which yields MPLPGGVPITQILFPHSPSPIPGFGAVAPMPLPAFAHMAPLPPYPLPPSEWESTIVPKYHKITFETYDGRDDPLGWLNECEQFFRGQLTREVDKVWMASYHLKGVTQQWYLVLETDIGCPSWLDFRRYCLQRFGPALNTNHLADLARLPFGSNVDAYMEAFQARAAHAGDLTMLQRAKLFTGGLPDYIRVDVEMHQP from the coding sequence ATGCCACTGCCCGGTGGGGTGCCGATCACTCAGATCTTGTTCCCGCACTCCCCGTCGCCAATTCCAGGGTTCGGGGCAGTGGCTCCTATGCCGCTCCCGGCCTTCGCTCACATGGCCCCATTGCCACCGTACCCCCTGCCGCCATCGGAATGGGAGTCTACCATTGTGCCGaagtaccacaagatcacttTCGAAACGTACGATGGCCGCGACGATCCCCTGGGGTGGCTCAACGAATGCGAGCAGTTCTTCCGCGGACAGCTCACTCGGGAGGTCGACAAGGTGTGGATGGCCTCATATCACCTGAAAGGAGTCACCCAGCAGTGGTACCTTGTACTGGAGACCGACATCGGCTGCCCATCGTGGCTGGATTTCCGTCGATACTGCCTGCAGCGCTTCGGCCCCGCCCTCAACACTAACCACCTGGCCGACCTGGCCAGGCTGCCGTTCGGCTCCAACGTGGATGCATACATGGAGGCATTCCAGGCCAGGGCAGCGCATGCGGGGGACCTCACCATGCTGCAGCGTGCCAAGCTCTTCACAGGTGGCCTCCCTGACTACATTCGGGTGGATGTTGAGATGCACCAGCCCTAg
- the LOC136465951 gene encoding uncharacterized protein — MKNLVPGGWGKLAPKYARPFQVTGCIGEVAYHLQLPKGTCIHDVFHVDILKPFRGMPPSSAPALPPLRHGRPLQWSECVLRSELHRGMWHILVEWVGMPVSEATWELVLAFHEAHPSFQLEDELFPEGGRDVMVSKMYEHRAKEQHA; from the coding sequence ATGAAAAATCTAGTACCTGGCGGCTGGGGCAAGCTGGCGCCCAAGTATGCCAGGCCATTCCAGGTGACCGGCTGCATCGGTGAGGTGGCCTACCATCTTCAGCTTCCTAAGGGCACGTGCATCCACGATGTCTTCCATGTCGACATCCTGAAGCCATTTCGGGGTATGCCGCCCTCCAGTGCGCCGGCCCTGCCTCCTCTACGCCACGGTCGACCGCTGCAGTGGTCGGAATGCGTCCTACGCTCAGAACTTCATCGTGGCATGTGGCACATCCTCGTCGAATGGGTGGGCATGCCGGTGTCAGAAGCAACTTGGGAGCTGGTCCTGGCGTTTCACGAAGCCCATCCCTCCTTCCAGCTCGAGGATGAGTTGTTTCCTgagggggggagagatgttatggtcaGCAAGATGTATGAACACCGAGCCAAGGAGCAACATGCCTGA